The following nucleotide sequence is from Gordonia jinghuaiqii.
GAGTTGCGGTGGCGATGCAGAAGGCCGATGCGGTGGTCGTCGGTGCCGGACTGGCCGGCCTGGTGGCGACATACGAGCTCACCAAGGCAGGACGCCGGGTCATCGTCGTCGATCAGGAGAACCGCAACAACCTTGGTGCGCAGGCCTTTTGGTCGCTCGGCGGGCTCTTCATGGTCGACACCCCCGAGCAGCGGCGTCTCGGCATCAAGGACTCGGCCGACCTCGCCCTGCAGGACTGGATGGGTTCGGCCGGCTTCGATCGCGACGACGAGGACTACTGGCCGCGGCAGTGGGCCCGCGCCTACGTCGACTTCGCGGCCACCGAGAAGCGGCAGTACCTGCACGACCTCGGCCTGCGCATCACCCCTATCGTCGGATGGGCCGAACGCGGCGGCGGGTTCGCCGACGGCCACGGCAACTCGGTGCCCCGCTTCCACCTGACCTGGGGCACCGGACCCGAGGTGGTCCGCGTCTTCGCCGAGCCGGTCCTGGAGGCCGAGAAGCGCGGGCTCGTCGAGTTCCGGTTCCGCCATCGCGTCGACGAGCTGGTCGTCTCCGATGGCGCCGCCGTCGGTGTCCGCGGCGCGACCCTCGCCCCCACCGACGTCGACCGCGGTCGGGCGTCGAACCGGGATGTGTTGGGCGACTTCGAGATCCACGCCGACGCCGTCATCATCACCTCGGGCGGCATCGGCCACAACCACGACCTGATCCGCAAGAACTGGCCGGTCGATCGTCTCGGGCCCGCACCGGAGACGATGATCTCCGGCGTCCCGGCCCACGTCGACGGCCGCATGCTGGAGATCAGCGAGGACGCCGGGGCCAGCATCGTCAACCGGGACCGCATGTGGCATTACACCGAGGGCATCCACAACTGGGATCCCATCTGGCCCGACCACGCGATCCGGATCATCCCCGGACCGTCGTCGTTGTGGCTCGACGCCAACGGAAATCGGCTGGCGCCGCCGAACTTCCCCGGATTCGACACGAATTCGACGATGAAGGCGATCCTGTCGGCGGGATACGACTACTCGTGGTTCATCCTCACGCAGACCATCGTCGAAAAGGAGTTCATGCTCTCGGGTTCCGAGCAGAACCCCGACATCACCGAGAAGGACCTCAAGCTCACGGCCAGGAGCCGCCTGGCCAAGGGCGCCGCCGGCCCGGTCGCGAAGTTCCTCGAGAACGGCATCGACTTCGTGGTCGCCGACAACCTTCCGGAGCTGGTGACCGGGATGAACAAGATCGCCCGTGGACCCGAGCTCGACCTCGCACACATCGAACGGATCATCTCCGCCCGCGACGCCGACGTGGACAACAAGTTCTCCAAGGACGCCCAGTTGATGGCGATCACCAACGCGCGACAGTTCCTCGGCGACAAGATCGTTCGCGTCGCCAAGCCGCACCGTCTCCTCGATCCGGCACACGGCCCCCTCATCGCCGTGCGGCTCAACGTGCTCACGCGCAAGACGCTCGGCGGCCTCGAGACCAACCTCGACTCACAGGTGCTGCGTTCCGACGGAAGCGCCTTCGACGGCCTGTTCGCCGCCGGTGAGGTCGCGGGATTCGGCGGCGGCGGCGTGCACGGATACAACGCCCTCGAGGGCACCTTCCTCGGCGGGTGCATCTTCTCCGGGCGCGCCGCGGGACGGGCGGTTGCACGGGCGACAGGGGCCAGCTGACCTCACCGCTGCCCGGGCACCGGCAGGTGGCTTGCGAAAAGGGTTGCCTGCCCTATACATTCGCGGCACGATCGGTGGTCCCACGGCCATCCGGCATCGGCTAGGGTATAGGGCGTGCCCGTGCCCCAGACGATCCTGACCCGGAAGACCAAGTCGGCGATCTTCCTGGTCTTCACCATCGACGACGGTGGCGAGGACGCGGTCCGTGATGCGCTCGAGGAGATACCCGGGCTGAACAACGCGGTGTCCTCGCGGGCACCCGAAGCCGCGCTCGCCGGCATCGTGTCGATCGGCTCGGATGCGTGGGACCGGCTCTTCGACGGGCCCCGCCCGCGGTCCCTCCGACCGTTCGTCCCCTACGAGGGCGCGGTCCACACGGCCCCCGCGACGCCGGGAGACCTGCTGGTGCACATCAAATCCGACGACATGGGCCTCTGCTACGAGCTCGGCGCCAAGATCACCGAGGCGTTCGGCGACGCGGTCACCGTGGTCGACGAGGTCCACGGGTTCCGCTACTTCGACCTGCGCGACCTCATCGGCTTCGTCGACGGCACCGAGAATCCGATCGGACAGGCCGCGATCGATGCCATCAGCGTCGGCGACGACGATCCCGAGTTCGCCGGCGGCAGCTACGTCGCGATCCAGCGCTACGTCCACGACCTGTCGTCGTGGAACGAGTTGAGCACCGAGGACCAGGAGGCGGCCATCGGCCGCACCAAACTCGACAACGTCGAGATGTCCGACGAGGTGAAACCCACCAACTCCCACGTCGCGCTCAACGTCGTCGAAGACGAGAACGGCGAGGAGATCGACGTCGTCCGCGACAACATGCCCTACGGCGACGTCTCCGGCGCCGGCGTCAACGGCACCTTCTACATCGCCTACTCCGCGGGACCCGACGTCACCGAGGAGATGCTGCGGAAGATGTTCATCGGCGATCCGCCCGGCAACCACGACCGGCTTCTCGACTTCACCACCGCGGTCACCGGCTCGCAGTTCTTCACCCCGACGCTGGACTTCCTCGAAGATCTGCCCCCTGCGCCGGGTGCGTCCGACGAGCAGGCCACGCCCGGCCCGGCCCGACGCACCGACGGGTCCCTGGGCATCGGATCACTCCGCTAGCCGACGACCCCACCACCCATACCCACATCAGGAGGCCACCATGAACAACCTGCATCGCGAACTCGCGCCCATCTCGGAGGCCGCCTGGGCGGAGATCGAGGAGGAGGCGACCCGCTCGTTCAAACGCAATGTCGCGGGCCGCCGGCTCGTCGACGTGACCGGTCCGCTCGGCCCCGACACCGCATCGGTCACCCTCGGACACCGTTCCAAGATCGATTCACCCGCCCAGGGCATCACCGCGTTCCAGCGTCGCACCCAGTCGCTGGTGGAACTCAAGGTCCCGTTCACCGTCTCCCGTGAGGCGATCGACGACGTCGACAGGGGTGCGAAGGACTCCGACTGGGATCCGGTCGTCGAGGCCGCGCGTGAACTCGCACTCGCCGAGGACCGCGCGATCTTCGAGGGTTACACCGCCGCGGCGATCAGCGGTATCCGCGCCGAGGCGTCCGCCCCATCGGTCGAGCTGCCCCACGACGTGCGCGACTACCCGGAGGCCGTCAGCCAGGCACTGTCCACCCTGCGTCTGGCGTCGGTGGACGGGCCCTACTCCGTCGCCCTGTCGGCGGAGCTGTTCACGCTGGTCAACGAGACGTCGAATCACGGCTACCCGATCCGGGAGCACATCCAGCGCCTGCTCACCGGGGACATCGTGTGGGCGCCCGCCATCAGCGGCGCATTCGTGATGAGCACCCGCGGCGGCGACTTCGAACTGACGATCGGCCAGGACGTGTCCATCGGCTACGACTCCCACGACGCCGACGTCGTGAACCTGTACTTCCAGGAGTCGTTCACGTTCCTCACCCACACCGGTGAGGCGGCGGTCGCCCTGGTGAAGCCGACGGGCGCCTGAACGGGCCGGCACCCGGGGTCACCACCGGGAACCGCGGAACGCCGAACATCCCGCGGCGTCCGTTAGGGACGGCAACTAGTCTGGCGCAGGTGATCGCTGTAATGTCCGGCCCGCTCGCTTCGCTCCCGGCGCCCACCGGCGTGTCCGGCCCGCTCGCTTCGCTCCCGGCGCCCACCGGCGTGTCCGGCCCGCTCGCTTCGCTCCCGGCGCCGAGATGCTGACCCAACTCATCCGCACGTACCTCGCGCGGTATCGCATCAACGTCGCCCTCGTGGTGGTGCTGCAGCTGTTCGCGACCTTGGCGATGCTGTTCCTGCCCAGCCTCAACGCCGACATCATCGACAACGGCGTGGCCCGTGGCGACACCGGTTACATCCTGCGCATCGGCGGCTGGATGCTGCTGGTCAGCGTCGCCCAGATCATCGTCACCGTCGCCGCCCAGTACTTCGGCTCCCGGGCGGCGCTCGGCGTCGGCCGCGACATCCGCGGCGACCTGCTCCACCGGGTGAACTCGTTCTCCGCACGCGAGGTCGGCACCTTCGGCGCGCCGTCGCTGATCACACGTACCACCAACGACGTCCAGCAGGTGCAGCTGCTGATCGTCATGAGCAGCTCGATCCTGGTGATGGCACCGATCATGTGCGTCGGTGGGATCGTCATGGGTATCCGCGAGGCACCGGCGTTGTCGTGGGTGATGGGCGTGGCGGTGCCCATCCTCGGGATCTCGATGGGCGCGATCATCGCGAAGATGATTCCCGGCTTCCGCGCCATGCAGGAACGCATCGACGCCGTCAATCGCGTGCTGCGCGAACAGATCACCGGGATCCGCGTGGTCCGCGCGTTCGTCCGGGAAGATCACGAGCGCAAGCGTTTCGCGGCGGCCAACGATCATCTCGCCGATGCCACGCTGCGCGTCGGCAAGCTGATGGCGCTGATGTTCCCGGTCGTCATGGTGATCACCAACGTCACCATCGTCGCGGTCATCTGGTTCGGCGGGCACGCAGTCTCCGACGGCTCCCTCGAGATCGGCGCCCTGACGGCGGTCATGAGCTATGTCATGCAGATCCTGATGTCGGTGATGATGGCGTCGTTCCTGGCGATGATGGCCCCGCGGGCAACGGTCTGCGCCGAACGCATCTCGGAGGTCCTCGACACCGAGACCTCGGTGCATCCGCCCGCCGAGCCCATCGGCTTCGCCACCCACCCCGGCATCGTCGAGTTCCGCGACGCCGAATTCCGCTATCCCGGCGCCGACGACCCGGTCCTGAGCGGCATCGACTTCCGCGTCGAACCCGGGACCACCACCGCGATCGTCGGCTCCACCGGCTCCGGCAAGACCACGCTGCTCGGTCTGGTACCCCGCCTCATCGACGCAACGGCCGGCGAGGTCCGCATCGGCGGCACCGACGTCAAACGCCTCGATCCCGACGAGCTGCGGTCGGTGATCGGACTGGTCCCCCAGCGACCCTACCTGTTCTCCGGGACCGTCCGCTCCAATCTCCTGCACGGCAAGGCCGATGCCACCGACGCCGACATCTGGGAGGCGTTGCGCATCGCGCAGGCCGACGACTTCGTGTCGGCGATGCCCGAGGGTCTCGACACCAAGGTCGCCCAGGGCGGCACGACCGTGTCCGGCGGGCAGCGGCAACGACTCGCGATCGCCCGCGCGCTGATCCGCCGCCCGTCGATCTACCTCTTCGACGACTCGTTCTCCGCGCTCGACCTCACCACCGACGCACGGCTCCGGGCGGCGCTGCGCCCGGCCACCCGTGACGCCGCGGTCATCGTTGTGGCGCAGCGTGTCTCGACCATCGTCGAGGCCGAGCAGATCGTCGTCCTCAACCGTGGCCGGATCGTCGGGATCGGTACACACGACGAGCTGGTGGACACCTGCCCGACCTACGCCGAGATCGTCGAATCGCAGATGGCGATGGAGGAGCGCTCATGACCCGGCCCGGAGGTCCGCCGCTGGCGGGCAGCCCCGACACCAAGCCGCGATCGTTCTGGCCCTCGGTGAGGCGCGTCGTCGCCCAGCTCGCCTCCTACCGTCTGCTCATGACGGTGACGCTCACCTCGCTGGTGGGTTCGGTCATCCTGATCGCCATCGCACCACGGGTTCTCGGGCACGCCACCGACCTCGTCTTCGACGGCGTGATCGGCCGGACCCTCCCGGCCGGACTCTCCAAGGACGAGGCGGTCGCCGGTCTCCGTGAGAGCGGTGACAACACGTTCGCCGACATGGTGTCGTCGATGAACGTGACGCCCGGCGTCGGAGTCGATTTCGGCGCTGTCGGCCGCGTCCTGCTCATCACACTGGCGCTGTACGTGGTGTCCTCCATGCTCGCATGGCTGGCCGCATACCTGCTGAACATCGTTGTGGTGGGCACGATCCGGCGTCTTCGCGACGACGTCGAGGCCAAGGTCCACCGACTTCCCCTGCGCTACTACGACACGATGCCCCGGGGTGACCTGCTCAGCCGGGTCACCAACGACCTCGACAATCTGTCGCAGAGCATGCAGCAGACCATCTCTCAGTTCGCCAACTCGGTGCTGACCGTCATCGCGCTGCTGGTGATGATGATCTGGATCTCACCGCTGCTGGCCCTGATCGCAGTGGCCACAGTGCCTTTGGCGATCATCGCCACCGCGGTCATCGCGAAACGTTCCAAGCCGCATTTCTCCGCCCAGTGGGCCTCGACCGGCGCTCTCAACGCGCAGGTCGAGGAGGCGTTCACCGGCCACGAGCTGGTGACGGCGTTCGGTCGTCAGCGCGAGATCGAGGCGACCTTCGACGAGCGCAACGAGAAGCTGTACGAGTCGAGCTGGCGTGCCCAGTTCATCTCCGGCGTCATCATGCCGACGATCATGTTCCTGGGGAACCTGAACTACGTCGCCGTCGCCGTCGTCGGCGGACTGCGGGTGGCGTCGGGGTCGCTGAGTCTCGGTGAGGTACAGGCCTTCATCCAGTACTCGCGCCAGTTCACCCAGCCGCTCACGCAGATCGGATCGATGATCAACCTCATGCAGAGCGGTGTCGCCTCCGCCGAGCGCATCTTCGACATCCTCGACGCCGACGAGCAGACACCCGACGACGCCGACCCGCAGACACCCGCCTCCGACAACGGACTGATCGAGTTCGACGACGTCTCGTTCCGCTATGTCGAGGACAAACCGCTCATCGAGAACCTCAGCCTGGTCGCACGACCCGGCCACATGGTCGCGATCGTGGGACCCACCGGCGCGGGGAAGACCACGCTGGTCAACCTGATCATGCGTTTCTACGACGTCGATTCCGGGATCATCCGGGTCGACGGCGTCGATTCGATGCGGATGACGCGCGACGACCTGCGTGAACGCACCGGCATGGTGCTCCAGGATTCGTGGCTGTTCGGCGGCACGATCTATGACAACAT
It contains:
- a CDS encoding ABC transporter ATP-binding protein — encoded protein: MTRPGGPPLAGSPDTKPRSFWPSVRRVVAQLASYRLLMTVTLTSLVGSVILIAIAPRVLGHATDLVFDGVIGRTLPAGLSKDEAVAGLRESGDNTFADMVSSMNVTPGVGVDFGAVGRVLLITLALYVVSSMLAWLAAYLLNIVVVGTIRRLRDDVEAKVHRLPLRYYDTMPRGDLLSRVTNDLDNLSQSMQQTISQFANSVLTVIALLVMMIWISPLLALIAVATVPLAIIATAVIAKRSKPHFSAQWASTGALNAQVEEAFTGHELVTAFGRQREIEATFDERNEKLYESSWRAQFISGVIMPTIMFLGNLNYVAVAVVGGLRVASGSLSLGEVQAFIQYSRQFTQPLTQIGSMINLMQSGVASAERIFDILDADEQTPDDADPQTPASDNGLIEFDDVSFRYVEDKPLIENLSLVARPGHMVAIVGPTGAGKTTLVNLIMRFYDVDSGIIRVDGVDSMRMTRDDLRERTGMVLQDSWLFGGTIYDNIAYGDPSAPREAVLDAARMSHVDHFVRTLPDGYDTVLDDEGGGVSAGERQLITIARAFLARPTILILDEATSSVDTRTELLIQKAMANLRTDRTSFVIAHRLSTVRDADVIVVMEDGHIVEQGNHDELLAARGAYCRLYESQFTGAIEAG
- a CDS encoding FAD-binding dehydrogenase, giving the protein MAMQKADAVVVGAGLAGLVATYELTKAGRRVIVVDQENRNNLGAQAFWSLGGLFMVDTPEQRRLGIKDSADLALQDWMGSAGFDRDDEDYWPRQWARAYVDFAATEKRQYLHDLGLRITPIVGWAERGGGFADGHGNSVPRFHLTWGTGPEVVRVFAEPVLEAEKRGLVEFRFRHRVDELVVSDGAAVGVRGATLAPTDVDRGRASNRDVLGDFEIHADAVIITSGGIGHNHDLIRKNWPVDRLGPAPETMISGVPAHVDGRMLEISEDAGASIVNRDRMWHYTEGIHNWDPIWPDHAIRIIPGPSSLWLDANGNRLAPPNFPGFDTNSTMKAILSAGYDYSWFILTQTIVEKEFMLSGSEQNPDITEKDLKLTARSRLAKGAAGPVAKFLENGIDFVVADNLPELVTGMNKIARGPELDLAHIERIISARDADVDNKFSKDAQLMAITNARQFLGDKIVRVAKPHRLLDPAHGPLIAVRLNVLTRKTLGGLETNLDSQVLRSDGSAFDGLFAAGEVAGFGGGGVHGYNALEGTFLGGCIFSGRAAGRAVARATGAS
- a CDS encoding Dyp-type peroxidase, with the translated sequence MPVPQTILTRKTKSAIFLVFTIDDGGEDAVRDALEEIPGLNNAVSSRAPEAALAGIVSIGSDAWDRLFDGPRPRSLRPFVPYEGAVHTAPATPGDLLVHIKSDDMGLCYELGAKITEAFGDAVTVVDEVHGFRYFDLRDLIGFVDGTENPIGQAAIDAISVGDDDPEFAGGSYVAIQRYVHDLSSWNELSTEDQEAAIGRTKLDNVEMSDEVKPTNSHVALNVVEDENGEEIDVVRDNMPYGDVSGAGVNGTFYIAYSAGPDVTEEMLRKMFIGDPPGNHDRLLDFTTAVTGSQFFTPTLDFLEDLPPAPGASDEQATPGPARRTDGSLGIGSLR
- a CDS encoding family 1 encapsulin nanocompartment shell protein; this encodes MNNLHRELAPISEAAWAEIEEEATRSFKRNVAGRRLVDVTGPLGPDTASVTLGHRSKIDSPAQGITAFQRRTQSLVELKVPFTVSREAIDDVDRGAKDSDWDPVVEAARELALAEDRAIFEGYTAAAISGIRAEASAPSVELPHDVRDYPEAVSQALSTLRLASVDGPYSVALSAELFTLVNETSNHGYPIREHIQRLLTGDIVWAPAISGAFVMSTRGGDFELTIGQDVSIGYDSHDADVVNLYFQESFTFLTHTGEAAVALVKPTGA
- a CDS encoding ABC transporter ATP-binding protein, which codes for MLTQLIRTYLARYRINVALVVVLQLFATLAMLFLPSLNADIIDNGVARGDTGYILRIGGWMLLVSVAQIIVTVAAQYFGSRAALGVGRDIRGDLLHRVNSFSAREVGTFGAPSLITRTTNDVQQVQLLIVMSSSILVMAPIMCVGGIVMGIREAPALSWVMGVAVPILGISMGAIIAKMIPGFRAMQERIDAVNRVLREQITGIRVVRAFVREDHERKRFAAANDHLADATLRVGKLMALMFPVVMVITNVTIVAVIWFGGHAVSDGSLEIGALTAVMSYVMQILMSVMMASFLAMMAPRATVCAERISEVLDTETSVHPPAEPIGFATHPGIVEFRDAEFRYPGADDPVLSGIDFRVEPGTTTAIVGSTGSGKTTLLGLVPRLIDATAGEVRIGGTDVKRLDPDELRSVIGLVPQRPYLFSGTVRSNLLHGKADATDADIWEALRIAQADDFVSAMPEGLDTKVAQGGTTVSGGQRQRLAIARALIRRPSIYLFDDSFSALDLTTDARLRAALRPATRDAAVIVVAQRVSTIVEAEQIVVLNRGRIVGIGTHDELVDTCPTYAEIVESQMAMEERS